A section of the Eublepharis macularius isolate TG4126 chromosome 1, MPM_Emac_v1.0, whole genome shotgun sequence genome encodes:
- the KCNK4 gene encoding potassium channel subfamily K member 4 — protein sequence MLVVCYPSKESILSLSPRGSSAVMRLTTVFALFTVVLVYLVTGAFIFRQLEQPYEVRQHGKLSAHREQFLKGHREQFLRRHQCVGPDELDALIRQVSEAILAGVDLFNNDTNKTSSNWDMGSAFFFAGTVITTIGFGNNSPQTDAGRLFCIFYALVGIPLFGMLLAGVGDHLGSSLRKGIGKVEDIFLKWQVSPTIVRILSALLFILIGCLLFVSLPTVIFQHLEHWSLLESVYFVVITLTTIGFGDYVAGDTSTEEYPWYKPLVWFWILLGLAYFASILTMIGNWLRVLSRRTRAEMGDLTAHAASWTGTMASQLRVPNMALPDKLHRVGTLKGKPPSPSDIPQHKEGEEPLQQSPAQPPPPLLPSQPPALIPPLPPSLCLPCPSPSPATNRRVAQLNARNAVPLRPIDYAGENLAFIDESSDALSDGGPPSARLPRRLRPRARHRTNTGQPPGLPMDLLSRTRDKGEAV from the exons ATGCTTGTCGTCTGCTACCCATCCAAGGAATCGATCCTGAGCCTGAGCCCCCGCGGAAGCAGCGCTGTGATGCGCCTCACCACTGTCTTTGCGCTTTTCACTGTGGTCCTAGTATACCTAGTCACCGGGGCCTTCATCTTTCGCCAGCTGGAGCAGCCATATGAAGTCCGCCAACATGGGAAGCTCAGTGCCCACCGGGAGCAATTTCTGAAAGGGCACCGGGAACAGTTCTTGAGACGGCACCAGTGCGTGGGGCCCGATGAATTGGATGCCCTCATTCGG CAAGTGAGTGAGGCCATCTTAGCCGGCGTGGACCTTTTCAACAATGATACCAACAAAACCAGCTCCAACTGGGACATGGGCAGCGCCTTTTTCTTCGCTGGCACCGTTATCACCACGATCG GGTTTGGGAACAACTCCCCCCAAACTGATGCTGGCCGGCTCTTCTGTATCTTCTATGCATTGGTGGGAATTCCCCTTTTTGGGATGCTGCTGGCTGGAGTCGGTGACCATTTGGGATCCTCTCTACGGAAGGGCATTGGCAAGGTGGAGGATATTTTCTTG AAATGGCAAGTCAGTCCTACCATCGTAAGGATCCTCTCGGCATTGCTCTTCATTCTCATTGGCTGCCTCCTCTTCGTTTCCCTGCCCACTGTTATCTTCCAGCATTTGGAACACTGGTCCCTCCTTGAGAGTGTTTACTTTGTGGTTATCACACTGACCACCATCGGATTTGGTGATTATGTGGCAG GTGATACATCAACTGAGGAGTATCCGTGGTACAAACCATTGGTATGGTTCTGGATTCTGCTTGGTTTGGCCTATTTTGCCTCTATCCTGACCATGATCGGCAACTGGTTGAGGGTGTTGTCCCGACGCACAAGAGCTGAG ATGGGGGACTTGACTGCACATGCTGCCTCCTGGACAGGCACTATGGCATCCCAGCTGCGTGTCCCAAACATGGCATTGCCCGACAAGCTGCATAGAGTGGGCACTTTGAAAGGGAAGCCTCCGTCTCCTTCGGACATCCCGCAGCACAAGGAAGGCGAAGAGCCGTTACAGCAGTCACCGGCACAGCCCCCGCCGCCTTTACTGCCATCGCAGCCCCCGGCCTTAATACCACCCTTGCCTCCATCGTTGTGCCTACCCTGCCCAAGCCCTTCTCCAGCTACCAACCGGCGCGTGGCCCAGCTGAACGCCCGCAATGCCGTCCCACTGCGGCCTATAGACTACGCGGGTGAAAACTTGGCTTTCATTGATGAGAGTTCAGATGCTCTAAGCGATGGAGGGCCACCTTCTGCCAGGCTGCCCCGACGCTTGCGCCCCCGGGCCCGACACCGCACCAACACTGGCCAGCCCCCAGGACTCCCCATGGATCTGCTGAGTCGGACCCGAGATAAAGGGGAAGCtgtttag